One Thermococcus kodakarensis KOD1 genomic window carries:
- a CDS encoding adenylate kinase family protein has translation MIIAVTGTPGVGKTTISKLLAEKLGYEYVNLRDYALEKGIGEMKENELEIDVDELREAFGRDFKGKNVVADGHLSHFLKADLVIVLRANPKLIAERLKERGYGREKLGENVEAELVDVILVEALEENENVIEVDTTGKTPEEVVEEILNLIRRGVKRRVGIVDWSEVYDEVLPYLRL, from the coding sequence ATGATAATAGCGGTAACCGGAACACCAGGTGTTGGAAAAACGACTATATCAAAGCTCTTGGCTGAGAAACTAGGCTACGAGTACGTCAACCTGAGAGACTACGCCCTTGAGAAGGGTATAGGCGAGATGAAAGAGAATGAGCTTGAAATCGACGTTGATGAACTTAGGGAGGCCTTTGGAAGGGACTTCAAGGGCAAAAACGTCGTCGCGGATGGACACCTGAGCCACTTCCTCAAGGCTGACCTTGTGATAGTCCTCAGGGCGAACCCGAAGCTGATAGCGGAAAGGCTGAAGGAGAGGGGCTACGGCAGGGAGAAGCTTGGGGAGAACGTCGAGGCCGAGCTGGTGGATGTAATCCTCGTCGAGGCGCTTGAGGAGAACGAGAACGTGATTGAGGTGGACACAACAGGAAAAACGCCAGAGGAAGTCGTCGAGGAGATACTGAACCTCATACGAAGGGGCGTTAAGAGAAGGGTTGGCATCGTGGACTGGAGCGAGGTTTACGACGAAGTTCTTC